Proteins found in one Amycolatopsis aidingensis genomic segment:
- a CDS encoding ABC transporter permease codes for MLRFLVRRTLYGAVVVWIISVVVFALFFIAPQNVARKLAGRQADIQTVRTIREDLGLDRPLLDQYGDFLWGLLHGDLGYSYYSDEPVSAKIIDALPVTISLAAGAAVIWIVLGVSIGVLSALRPRSLADRAATTFALLFYSMPTFLLGLLLLYFLFYQLHLAGIDWFPAATYVPLSEDPAQWARHLILPWITLALVLTGTYIRLTRGSMLDALGEDYIRTARAKGISESRVTVRHALRSGITPIVTQFGVDFGTLVGGVLITEQVFGLQGLGYLAVTSVVRGDLPVVIGVVMIASVCTVVANMAVDFSYAVLDPRVRLS; via the coding sequence ATGCTGCGCTTCCTGGTTCGCCGCACCCTGTACGGGGCCGTGGTCGTGTGGATCATCAGCGTGGTGGTGTTCGCGCTGTTCTTCATCGCCCCGCAGAACGTGGCCCGCAAGCTTGCCGGCAGACAGGCGGACATCCAGACGGTGCGGACGATCCGCGAGGATCTCGGCCTGGACCGGCCACTACTCGACCAGTACGGCGACTTCCTGTGGGGACTGCTACACGGCGACCTCGGCTACTCCTACTACAGCGACGAACCGGTCAGCGCGAAGATCATCGACGCGCTGCCGGTCACCATCTCGCTGGCCGCGGGTGCTGCCGTCATCTGGATCGTGCTCGGCGTTTCCATCGGGGTGCTGTCCGCGTTACGGCCTCGCAGCCTCGCCGACCGCGCCGCCACCACCTTCGCGCTGCTGTTCTACTCGATGCCCACCTTCCTGCTCGGGTTGCTGCTGTTGTACTTCCTCTTCTACCAACTGCACCTGGCGGGCATCGACTGGTTCCCCGCGGCGACCTACGTTCCGCTGTCGGAGGATCCGGCCCAGTGGGCCCGGCATCTGATCCTGCCGTGGATCACCCTGGCGCTGGTGCTGACCGGGACCTACATCCGGCTCACCAGGGGCTCGATGCTGGACGCGCTCGGCGAGGACTACATCCGTACCGCCAGGGCCAAGGGGATCAGCGAGAGCCGGGTCACCGTCCGGCACGCCCTCCGCAGCGGGATCACGCCGATCGTCACCCAGTTCGGTGTCGACTTCGGCACCCTGGTCGGCGGCGTGCTGATCACCGAGCAGGTGTTCGGGCTGCAGGGCCTCGGCTATCTGGCCGTCACCTCGGTGGTCCGGGGCGACCTGCCCGTCGTGATCGGGGTCGTGATGATCGCCTCGGTGTGCACCGTGGTGGCCAACATGGCGGTGGACTTCTCCTACGCCGTCCTCGACCCCCGCGTCCGTCTCTCCTGA
- a CDS encoding ABC transporter permease, translated as MAEADQREPEQEPGPRRESRIAGRSPWRLGWERLRRDRVAMASAAVIVLIGLAAAFAGVVSDLVGHPPGAQYRDIGLSPSGIPQPPSSTFLFGTDGLGRDVFVRVLHGTRISLLIGVASSASAVLLGTAIGITAGYFGGAIDTLLARMLDVILSMPFLLFGVALAAVLGPSLWLVVGVIVFFTLAAVGRIVRGQTLSIREKEYVEAARSLGAGDRRIMFTEILPNVLAPVLVYASLLVPIAIIFSASLSFLGLGVPPGTPAWGVMLRQAIDYYTVAPWLFAFPGGALLLTTLAFNLLGDGIRDALDPKAQGPA; from the coding sequence ATGGCCGAGGCTGATCAGCGAGAACCGGAGCAGGAACCGGGTCCGCGACGAGAGAGCCGCATCGCGGGCCGCAGCCCCTGGCGCCTGGGCTGGGAACGGCTCCGCCGGGACCGGGTGGCGATGGCCTCCGCGGCCGTGATCGTCCTCATCGGGCTTGCCGCCGCGTTCGCCGGGGTGGTCTCCGACCTGGTCGGGCACCCGCCCGGCGCGCAGTACCGGGACATCGGGCTGAGCCCTTCCGGGATCCCGCAACCGCCGAGCTCCACGTTCCTGTTCGGCACCGACGGCCTTGGCAGGGACGTGTTCGTGCGAGTGCTGCACGGCACCAGGATCTCGTTGCTGATCGGGGTCGCCTCCAGCGCCTCGGCCGTCCTGCTCGGCACCGCGATCGGGATCACGGCAGGCTATTTCGGCGGTGCGATCGACACCCTGCTGGCCAGGATGCTCGACGTCATCCTGTCCATGCCGTTCCTGCTGTTCGGTGTCGCGCTGGCCGCGGTGCTCGGGCCGAGCCTGTGGTTGGTCGTCGGCGTCATCGTGTTCTTCACCCTTGCCGCAGTGGGGCGCATCGTCCGTGGGCAGACCCTTTCCATCCGGGAGAAGGAGTATGTCGAAGCTGCCCGGTCACTCGGGGCCGGTGACCGGCGGATCATGTTCACCGAGATCCTGCCCAACGTGCTCGCCCCGGTGCTGGTGTACGCCAGCCTGCTGGTGCCGATCGCCATCATCTTCTCCGCCAGCCTTTCCTTCCTCGGTCTCGGCGTGCCACCCGGGACACCGGCGTGGGGAGTGATGCTGCGGCAGGCGATCGACTACTACACCGTTGCGCCGTGGTTGTTCGCCTTTCCCGGCGGGGCGCTGCTGCTCACGACCCTGGCATTCAACCTGCTCGGCGACGGTATCCGGGACGCACTCGATCCGAAGGCGCAGGGCCCGGCGTGA
- a CDS encoding ABC transporter ATP-binding protein — protein sequence MSGRESRGEVLLRLEEVAKHFRVKGTGWFGRGASYVRAVDGVSLELRRGETLGLVGETGCGKSTLARCVARLYQPTAGSITFDGQDISRLFRRRMRPLRRDIQMIFQDPYGSLNPRRRVGAIIGDPFTIHRTDTRRERRQRVQQQMQLVGLNPEHYNRFPADFSGGQRQRIGIARALALRPQLVVCDEPVSALDVSIQAQVINLLADLQDEFGLSYLFIAHDLSVVQHVSDRIAVMYLGQVSEVAATGELVDRPRHPYTNALLSAIPVADPEPVRSRERIVLSGDMPSPIDPPSGCRFHPRCPKAAPYCVQREPVLEPRLGDRPEHAASCHFPVAEGENLARQRPSTDESRRHAGHPGDRAGAEGTARDGRG from the coding sequence GTGAGCGGGCGGGAGAGCCGGGGCGAGGTGCTGCTGCGGCTGGAGGAGGTGGCCAAGCACTTCCGGGTCAAGGGAACCGGCTGGTTCGGCAGGGGCGCGAGCTACGTCCGGGCGGTCGACGGGGTCAGCCTCGAGCTGCGCCGCGGCGAAACACTGGGACTGGTCGGCGAGACCGGCTGCGGAAAGTCCACTTTGGCCCGATGCGTCGCCAGGCTGTACCAGCCGACCGCGGGCTCGATCACCTTCGACGGCCAAGACATCTCCCGGCTGTTCCGGCGCAGGATGCGCCCGCTGCGCCGGGACATCCAGATGATTTTCCAGGACCCGTACGGCTCGCTGAACCCGCGGCGCCGCGTGGGTGCGATCATCGGCGACCCGTTCACCATCCACCGCACCGACACCAGACGAGAACGCAGGCAGCGGGTACAGCAGCAGATGCAGCTGGTGGGCCTGAACCCTGAGCACTACAACCGGTTTCCGGCCGACTTCTCCGGCGGGCAGCGGCAGCGCATCGGGATCGCCCGCGCGCTCGCGCTGCGGCCGCAGCTGGTCGTCTGCGACGAACCCGTGTCGGCACTGGACGTCTCCATCCAGGCCCAGGTGATCAACCTGCTGGCCGATCTGCAGGACGAGTTCGGCCTCAGCTACCTGTTCATAGCCCACGACCTCTCGGTGGTGCAGCACGTCAGCGACCGCATCGCGGTGATGTACCTGGGCCAGGTCAGCGAGGTCGCCGCGACCGGTGAGCTGGTGGACCGGCCGCGGCATCCGTACACCAACGCGCTGCTGTCCGCGATCCCCGTGGCCGACCCGGAGCCCGTTCGGAGCCGAGAGCGGATCGTGCTTTCCGGGGACATGCCGTCCCCGATCGACCCGCCGAGCGGTTGCCGTTTCCACCCGCGTTGCCCCAAGGCGGCGCCCTACTGCGTGCAGCGGGAACCGGTGCTGGAGCCCCGGCTCGGTGATCGGCCCGAGCACGCCGCCTCCTGCCACTTCCCGGTCGCGGAGGGGGAGAACCTCGCCCGGCAGCGCCCGAGCACCGACGAGTCGCGCCGCCACGCCGGCCATCCCGGTGACCGGGCGGGCGCGGAAGGGACGGCACGAGATGGCCGAGGCTGA
- a CDS encoding ABC transporter ATP-binding protein, which produces MSLLDVDDINVSFATPDGTLHAVRDASFELESGQALGIVGESGSGKSVLMQTVLGLTRGARVSGHAYFEGRDLLAMAEAERRRIRGARIGMVFQDPLTSLHPHYRAGWQIIEMIRAHRDVSKRDARARAIELLDRVGIPQPDRRVDAFPHELSGGMRQRVMIAMAMALEPALLIADEPTTALDVTVQAQILALMTRLREESGSAVIVITHDLGVVAEMADTIMVMYAGGPVERADRRTLYQAPHHPYTRGLLRSLPSGERGTRIDSIAGQPPSLVTVPPGCPFHPRCPFVMDRCVTDSPVLRPVEGAAQVQDHRSACWLPEDAVGLGTGADERRSTAARAARGPVVRAQLGSAS; this is translated from the coding sequence ATGAGTCTGCTCGATGTGGACGACATCAACGTCTCCTTCGCCACCCCGGACGGGACGCTGCATGCCGTGCGGGACGCCTCATTCGAACTCGAGTCCGGGCAGGCCCTGGGCATTGTCGGCGAGTCCGGCTCCGGCAAGAGCGTGCTGATGCAGACCGTGCTGGGGCTCACCCGGGGTGCGCGGGTGTCCGGGCACGCCTACTTCGAGGGGCGCGACCTGCTCGCCATGGCCGAGGCCGAGCGCAGGCGGATCCGGGGCGCGCGGATCGGGATGGTCTTCCAGGATCCGCTGACCAGCCTGCACCCGCATTACCGTGCCGGCTGGCAGATCATCGAGATGATCCGCGCGCACCGGGACGTGTCGAAGCGGGACGCTCGGGCCAGGGCGATCGAGTTGCTGGACCGGGTGGGTATCCCGCAACCCGATCGCCGGGTGGACGCGTTCCCGCATGAGCTCTCCGGCGGTATGCGGCAGCGGGTGATGATCGCGATGGCGATGGCTCTGGAACCCGCCCTGCTGATCGCGGACGAGCCGACCACGGCGCTCGATGTCACCGTGCAGGCACAGATCCTGGCGTTGATGACCCGGCTGCGGGAGGAGTCCGGCAGTGCCGTGATCGTGATCACGCACGATCTCGGGGTGGTCGCCGAGATGGCCGACACGATCATGGTGATGTACGCGGGCGGGCCGGTGGAGCGTGCCGACCGGCGCACCCTGTACCAGGCGCCGCACCACCCGTATACCAGGGGACTGCTGCGTTCCCTGCCGTCCGGGGAACGGGGTACCCGGATCGACTCCATCGCCGGGCAGCCGCCCAGCCTGGTCACCGTCCCGCCGGGCTGCCCGTTTCATCCTCGGTGCCCGTTCGTGATGGACCGGTGTGTCACCGACTCGCCTGTGCTGCGCCCGGTCGAGGGCGCGGCACAGGTCCAGGACCATCGGTCGGCGTGCTGGCTGCCGGAGGACGCCGTGGGCCTCGGCACCGGGGCGGATGAGCGGCGCAGCACCGCCGCACGGGCGGCGCGCGGCCCGGTGGTGCGCGCCCAGCTGGGGAGCGCATCGTGA
- a CDS encoding ABC transporter substrate-binding protein — MMNAHTRRGRTTGVALGAVAALALASCGGDGVPAGDEAGGEPQRGGTLNIVGKGDVTSMDTAFSYYTLNYVLMRGFTRQLITYPTTNDIEEAGQLVADMATEVPSKDNGGISSDGSTYTFTLKEGVRWNTEPPRQVTAADMERGIERLCNPVKPSGALSYYTSTIEGMRQYCDGFSEVEGTAEAIGNYVRDNAISGIEVVDERTIRFTLLHPTPDFLNIMAEYFATPAPEEYLQYVPSSQEFNQNVLSNGPYQVTSYDPGSEIVLERNPAWEKGTDGVREAYLDRIHVQEGLSQQSAFQQVSAGTADLLWDTPPPTSQLPTLYGDDRLELVENGLFNKYIVFNMVSPNEDGATGKTAVRKAINYAVNKDAIIQVYGGPQVASPACQVMPTLSRGHIDNFGCPYGSEGGTGNVQRARQLLAEAGYPDGLTLRMKYRNAGNHPEVAQTLKDSLQRVGITLQTEPVPGDDFYSGFLQVPDNARRGAWDIAAPGWIPDWFGLNGRTYLQPLFYSGDIERDSESWGTNYGFYDSERVNSLIEEATSAASAEDAVAAFEEAQRQLIADAAIVPVMWQKNPQFHSRRVEGFAGFPNALGDVTHMWLAG, encoded by the coding sequence ATGATGAACGCGCACACCAGGCGCGGTCGTACCACCGGGGTGGCCCTCGGGGCCGTGGCAGCGCTCGCCCTCGCGTCCTGCGGCGGTGACGGTGTGCCTGCCGGAGACGAAGCCGGGGGCGAACCGCAGCGGGGCGGCACGCTGAACATCGTCGGCAAGGGCGATGTCACCAGCATGGACACCGCGTTCTCCTACTACACGCTGAACTACGTGCTCATGCGCGGTTTCACCCGGCAACTGATCACCTACCCCACCACCAACGACATCGAGGAGGCCGGGCAACTCGTCGCTGATATGGCGACCGAGGTGCCCAGCAAGGACAACGGCGGAATCAGCTCCGACGGGTCGACCTACACCTTCACCCTCAAGGAGGGTGTGCGGTGGAACACCGAGCCACCGCGCCAGGTCACCGCCGCCGATATGGAGCGCGGAATCGAACGGCTATGCAACCCGGTCAAACCGAGTGGTGCCCTTTCGTACTACACCTCCACGATCGAGGGTATGCGGCAGTACTGTGACGGCTTCTCCGAGGTCGAGGGCACCGCCGAGGCCATCGGGAACTACGTCCGGGACAACGCGATCTCCGGGATCGAGGTCGTCGACGAGCGGACGATCAGGTTCACCTTGCTGCACCCGACCCCGGACTTCCTCAACATCATGGCGGAGTACTTCGCCACGCCCGCTCCCGAGGAGTACCTCCAGTACGTGCCGAGCAGCCAGGAGTTCAACCAGAACGTGCTGTCCAACGGCCCATATCAGGTCACGAGCTACGACCCTGGCAGCGAGATCGTGCTGGAGCGGAATCCCGCCTGGGAGAAGGGCACCGACGGGGTACGCGAGGCCTATCTCGACCGGATCCACGTGCAGGAGGGCCTGAGCCAGCAGTCCGCCTTCCAGCAGGTGTCCGCTGGCACCGCCGACCTGCTCTGGGACACCCCGCCGCCGACCTCCCAGCTGCCCACCCTGTACGGCGACGACCGGCTGGAGCTGGTGGAGAACGGCCTGTTCAACAAGTACATCGTGTTCAACATGGTGAGCCCGAACGAGGACGGTGCCACCGGAAAGACCGCCGTGCGCAAGGCGATCAACTATGCGGTGAACAAGGACGCCATCATCCAGGTCTACGGCGGCCCGCAGGTCGCCAGCCCCGCCTGCCAGGTGATGCCGACCCTGTCCCGCGGCCATATCGACAACTTCGGGTGCCCGTACGGTAGCGAGGGTGGCACCGGCAACGTCCAGCGGGCGCGGCAGCTGCTCGCGGAGGCGGGCTACCCCGACGGGCTGACCCTGCGGATGAAGTACCGCAACGCGGGTAACCATCCCGAGGTCGCCCAGACGCTCAAGGACAGCCTGCAACGGGTGGGTATCACCCTGCAAACCGAGCCGGTGCCCGGCGACGACTTCTACTCCGGGTTCCTCCAGGTGCCGGACAACGCCAGGCGAGGCGCCTGGGATATCGCCGCCCCCGGCTGGATTCCCGACTGGTTCGGCCTCAATGGACGGACTTACCTACAGCCGCTGTTCTACAGCGGGGACATCGAGCGGGACAGCGAAAGCTGGGGCACCAACTACGGGTTCTACGACAGCGAGCGGGTGAACAGCCTGATCGAGGAGGCCACCTCAGCGGCGAGCGCCGAGGACGCCGTCGCCGCCTTCGAGGAGGCCCAGCGGCAGCTCATCGCCGACGCCGCGATCGTGCCGGTGATGTGGCAGAAGAACCCGCAGTTCCATTCGCGCCGAGTCGAAGGCTTCGCGGGCTTCCCGAACGCGCTGGGGGACGTCACGCATATGTGGCTGGCCGGCTAG
- a CDS encoding class I SAM-dependent RNA methyltransferase, with amino-acid sequence MSATTSQDSWLGRTLELEVGAVAHGGHCVSRVDGRVVFVRHALPGELVLAEVTEDRQRGFCRADAVRVLRASPHRVEPVCPLAAPGLCGGCDWQHAEPQAQRELKAQVIVEQLRRLAGLERSVEVEALPGGPLGWRSRVRLVADEEGRAGLRAHRSHRVIPLAGCPISVPEAMEEALSVRWRPGSELEVTGDGAGRTHLRELTTVRGKGKSRQVKGGVAVQHAAGRDWRIAAHGFWQVHPAAADALATVVGRWAAASQGARVWDLYSGVGLFAAVLAEQVGTAGGVLAVESSAQAVRDGRANLADLPQVRWQAGRVDQVLRQVDERPEVVVLDPPRKGAGNAVVEAIARGRPERVVYVACDPAALARDLATFAGHGYHLAGLRAFDAFPMTHHVECVALLSPAK; translated from the coding sequence GTGAGTGCCACGACGAGTCAGGACAGCTGGCTGGGCCGCACCCTGGAGCTGGAGGTGGGCGCCGTGGCGCACGGCGGCCACTGCGTGTCCAGGGTGGACGGCCGGGTGGTGTTCGTGCGGCACGCCCTGCCCGGTGAGCTGGTGCTGGCCGAGGTCACCGAGGACCGGCAGCGCGGGTTCTGCCGCGCCGACGCGGTACGGGTGCTGCGCGCCTCCCCGCACCGGGTGGAGCCGGTGTGCCCGCTGGCCGCTCCTGGCCTGTGTGGTGGTTGCGACTGGCAGCACGCCGAACCGCAGGCGCAGCGGGAGCTGAAGGCGCAGGTGATCGTCGAGCAGCTGCGCAGGCTGGCCGGGTTGGAGCGCAGCGTGGAGGTCGAGGCGCTGCCCGGCGGCCCGCTCGGCTGGCGCAGCCGGGTGCGGCTGGTGGCCGACGAGGAGGGCAGGGCCGGCCTGCGGGCGCACCGCAGCCACCGGGTGATCCCGCTGGCGGGCTGCCCGATCTCGGTTCCGGAGGCGATGGAGGAGGCGCTGTCCGTGCGCTGGCGGCCGGGCAGCGAGCTGGAGGTGACCGGCGACGGCGCGGGCCGCACGCACCTGCGCGAGCTGACCACCGTGCGAGGCAAGGGGAAGTCCCGGCAGGTCAAGGGCGGCGTCGCCGTGCAGCACGCCGCCGGGCGGGACTGGCGGATCGCGGCGCACGGCTTCTGGCAGGTGCACCCGGCGGCTGCCGACGCGCTGGCCACCGTGGTGGGCCGGTGGGCGGCCGCCAGCCAGGGTGCGCGGGTGTGGGATCTCTACTCCGGGGTGGGGTTGTTCGCCGCCGTGCTGGCCGAGCAGGTCGGTACCGCGGGCGGCGTGCTGGCGGTGGAGTCCAGTGCGCAGGCCGTGCGGGATGGCAGGGCCAACCTGGCCGACCTGCCGCAGGTGCGCTGGCAGGCGGGGCGGGTGGACCAGGTGCTGCGGCAGGTCGACGAGCGTCCGGAGGTCGTCGTGCTGGACCCGCCGCGTAAGGGCGCGGGTAACGCCGTGGTCGAGGCGATCGCACGGGGGCGGCCGGAGCGGGTGGTGTACGTGGCCTGCGACCCGGCTGCGCTGGCCCGTGACCTGGCCACCTTCGCCGGGCATGGTTACCACCTCGCCGGGTTGCGTGCCTTCGACGCCTTCCCGATGACCCACCACGTCGAGTGCGTCGCCCTCCTCAGCCCGGCGAAGTGA